A stretch of DNA from Pseudanabaena galeata CCNP1313:
AGTTTAAACACCATTGGAAAATTTGCATCTTCAGGAGTTTGTCTCGCAGTCGAAAGGACATCCCATAAATCCAACTCAAGCTGTTTAACTTTCATTGTCACACCGAAAATTAATTGGAATGACAAGGGCAAGGACGCAAAGGACAAAGCCAAGGATCGAGACGTTCTTGACTGGCAAATTTCTTAATCCCATAACTTGACTCCAGCAAAATCAACACTTTCTGCACATAAGTATGCACTTGCGTCGCAACCATCCCCGCACAATGAATTGGTGGAATCGCTGCGAACTTTTCTTGTCCTTTCCAAACTTGAACCGCGATCGCATGAATTGGTGTATCAGTTCCCGATTGTCGATACACCACCAACACAGCCCAATATACTGAGGCAAATTCATCAGTAATCACAACTAAACTTTCATTGGAATCACCACGTTGATGTGAGCGAATCAGATTACGGCGATCGCGATGACGGGCATAGGAACGGCGACTATAGCAAACCGCAGGATTCCAACAGCGATCGCCATCATTGCCGTGAAGTTCTTGAGCCTGAGTCGCCGAAAGCATCGCACATTTTTTACACTTTTCGGGAATACCTTTAGGCATGATTTTGGAAAATAATAACTTAATACAGCCTGTTGAGGTTTTGTGGGATACGCATAGAATAGGATACACAACCTATTTGTAAGGTTTATGATCCATTGCTTCACCAGATCTGCGGGGTGGCGATGTTGTTGCTTGGCTGCTTCCCAAAAAACTTGACAGTCACAATACTAGTCATGGAATGTTCGTTCGAGCCAAGCCAAGCCCAAATCTCTCTCTTGACATTGGGGAGCACTATATTCTTTATTGAGTGGTGAAAGCCACACGATAATGTGATCGCCAGCCAATGAAAATAAAAATCATACTAATTTTGGGATCGAAATGACAAAACCATTTAATGTAGAATCTGGCAGTATCAATCTGTTGAAAGATTTTCAATTGACACAGTTGTTGAAAATTTTACTTCATGCCGAAGCTTTTCGTTATGATCTAGCACAATGCGCTGTTGAAGTAGCTCTAAATATCACAACTGGGGATGGTGGAGAGGATGGACGGATCTCTTGGCAGAATGGAGTAGCTTCAACGGATTATATTCCAAACAGGCTTACTTTGTTTCAAAATAAAGCCACAGATATGGGACCAACAGATTATGGGAATGAAATCTTAGCAAAAGACAAAACTGTAAAATCTCAAGTCGATGAAGTTCTTAGCATTGGAGGTAGCTATGTTGTATTTACTACGCAAGAGCTAAATAATAAACAGAAAAAAGCTCGCATCAAAAAAATACGCGAGAATCTAACCACACTTGGCAAGAGTTATGCTTTAACCTGTGATTTGCAAATATACGACGCAAGCCAAATTCAAGGATGGGTAAATCTCTATATCCCTGCAATTGTTGCTGTTCAGCACTGGATTGGAAGACCAGCTGAAAGAGGTTTAAAAACCTTTGACTTATGGAGTGAGTATAAAGACTTAAGCAGCCTACCTTTCACTTCCGTAGCAAGTAGAAAGGACATAATTACAACTCTAATCTCTGACTTACCAAAACCAAAATCCTGTTTTCGAGTAAAGGGGCTTTCAGGGTTAGGTAAAACTAGAATGGCTTATCAGGTATTTGTTGAGTGCGAGGAAATCAGAAGTCTCTTGGTATATGTGGATGCTAATCATGCTCCTAATGTTGATGCTCTGGTAGCTGATTGGATTAGCTTAGGCTTGAGCGCAATATTGGTTGTTGATAACTGCGAGTACAAACTTCATGAGCGGTTGGCAAAAGAGATTGGGAGAGGAAATAGCCAAATCAGCCTACTAAGTTTGGACTACAACTTTGATAAAGTTTCTGACGCAACGAAGTGTTTTGACCTTAAGCAGATGAGTAATGATGAATTACTTCAACTTCTAAATCCAATATATAGTAATCGACTAACGGATTTAGATAGAATTGTTAGCTTTGCTCAAGGCTTTCCTCAAATGGCTGTTCTTTTAGCAGAGGCTAGGTTAAATGAAGATCCAAGAATAGGTGAACTTGGTGAAGACGACTTAGCCAACAAGCTATTATGGAAACGTGGGGAGGAGGAAAATCCCGATCATCTAAAAATCCTTCAAGTATGTTCTCTTTTTGATACATTTGGCATAGAGCAAGAAGTTGAAGATCAACTTAAATATATCGCAGGTTTGGTAGGGCTAAATGTTGATACCGTATACGAATGTATACAAAAATATTCTGAACGAGGACTAATTGATAGACGAGGACGATATGGGCAAGTAGTTCCAAAACCATTAGCTATAAGATTGGCAGGACAGTGGTGGACAAAAACTAGGGAGCAAAAACAGAAAGAGCTTGTAAATGGGATTCCAGAGTCACTAATTGAAGGCTTTTGCCAACAGATTGAGAAAATGGACTTTCATCCTGATGTTAAATTGCTCACTAAAGATTTGTGTGGAACTCAAGGCCCTTTTGGCCAAGCGGAGGTGATCCTATCTAATCGGGGTTCTAGACTCTTCCGCTCATTTGTGAATGTAAATCCCGAAGCTACATCTGCCGCACTCTACCAGACTCTCTTTAATCTTAACTACCAGCAGTTATTACATATAGATGGCAATATCCGAAGAAATTTAGTTTGGGCACTCGAAAAGCTTTGTTTCCATGCGAATCTTTTTGAAGAGTCGGCATGGTGCCTATTACTCTTAGCCTCAGCCGAAAATGAAACTTGGAGCAACAATGCCACAGGTATATTCTCACAATTATTCAGGTGCGATTTATCGGGGACGGCAGCCGATCCTAATATCCGTTTTACATTACTAAGTAAAGCTTTTGACCTGAATCGTCCTGAAATTGATATGGTTATTCTTAATGCTTTAGAGCAGGCAACCAGAATAAATGGAGGTCACCGAATGGTTGGGGCAGAGTATCAGGGTACAAAAGCACCACTTCAGGAATGGCGACCAAAAATTTGGCAGGATATCTTCGACTTATGGCAAGCTGCTTTCGATTTGCTTCTGCTAATTCTGGAAAGAAAAGATGATCGAAAAGAAAAAGCTATGAGTATAATAGGACACTCTATTCGTGGATTCGTGCGTGTAGGTCGTATTGATATGCTTGATACTACGATCAAGCAGGTTATTGAAGTAAATGGTAAATATTGGCCATCGGCACTTGAAAGCATAAAACATACTTTTGAATATGATGCTGCACAGCTTAATCAGAAAGCAATTGATGCATTAAATTCTTGGTTGGTTCTACTTAATCCAGATGATTCTGATCTAACTGATAAGCTTAAGATTATAGTAATTAACCCCCCTTGGGAGCATCACGAAGACGATGATGGAATCTACATTGATATGGCGGCTGAAAAAGCGAAAACACTGGCAATAGATATAGCTAAAAAGGTGTCTTCTCTTTTTCCATTACTCGGCTTATTAATGAAAAATGAACAGAAGCAGTCATATACATTTGGAAGACAATTAGCGATAGAACTTGCCGACTTTACACAATTACTTGATCTAACACTAGAGCAGCTTGTCACTATTCAATCGCCTAATGTAAGCTTTGCACTTGGTCTTTATAGCGGTATATATGAGAAATCACAAGCAACTTGGCAAATATATATTGACAAGCTTTTAGAGGACAAACACCTGATTGTGTTTTACCCAGATGTCATTCGGACTGGGAAAATAACGAAGATTCACTTAGATAAACTTCTAGAACTCATTTCCCAAGATACTATTTCTGCCAACAGTGCAAATCTTCTAGGTTATGGTCGTGTCACAGACGGTATTGATCCATCAACTATTGCAGAATTTTGTTTGAATTTATCCGCTCTAGGAAATGTAGCTGCTTGGTCGGCTCTAAATGTTATTTTTATGTATTGCCATAGCAATAAAGCATTCGTCAAGGAAATTATTGATCCACTCAAGAAATTAGTATTAGCTGTCTCATTGTCTAAAGATCAGAAGGGAACTTACAGAGATATCTACCATTGGCATGGACTAGCGCAGAACATTCTCAAATTCCCAGATCAGGAATTTGCTATTGCCATTGTAAATCAGATTATTGCTTCTTGTTCGCAAGGTTTTGAGCATGGAGATATTTGGGATTATATAAAGCCCTTACTTACTGACCTTATGCAAGAGTATGAAGAGGTTTTGTGGCCTATTTTGGGTGATGCCATACTGGCAGCAAGGGGAATGGAGCGTTATTGGCTTCAACAGGTTATTGATAGAGAAAATAGCTTTTCCAATCAACAGCCAAGTGTATTGTCTGTCTTAAATCCTGATAATGTTATTTCTTGGTGCCAAAAAAATCCAGCCCTAGGTCCAAACTTTATTGCCAGTTGTGTGAATATCCTAGAGACCGTTAATAAAGTGCAACAACCCACTAAATTATTTATTCAACTTCTGGAGAATTTTGGTAATGATGAAAAAGTTGTAAATACTCTTGGGGCAAATATGGCTACACGAGGCTGGGAAGGCTCTTTAGTCCCATATTTAGAAGCTGACAAGAAAGCTCTTTTACCATTTATTAACCATCATAATCAGAATGTAAGCAAATGGGTTAGAGCGTATATAGCAGATATTGATAGACAGATAGAGTCAGAATCTACTCGAGATGAAGAGCGTAATTTAGGTATTTTCTAACAGTTACTTAAGAGTTGTGGGCTGCCTCAAGTTTGCACCACATATAGTACATTTCGGCAATGACCAGTTTGGAATTTATGAATCATAGAACTATTTTTTCCCAACCTCCATCCTGTGATCGCCAATATGCCAGCTAATGTTCTAACCACTATTCTAACTTCGCCGCCGCCTTTAAAAAAGCCCGTTTCGCCGCAATCTTATTCTTGCGATTTGTATAGCGCCTAAAACTTCTCACATCCCGATGTCTTGTCAACTCCATCGCCAAAGAAGGATCTAGCTCATACTTCACAATCAAATTCGTCGCAAACGTATGCCTACCCCGATGCGAATGCAAATCAATCCCCGTCTTCTCCGCCAAATCATCCATCACATGTCGAATCCCCCAATAGGTCAACCGCTTACCCTGACTACGATTAGAACAAGATACAAATAAAGGACTATCAGATAATAACTCTCCCTCTTGCTCCCTCCTCCAATCTAAATAAGTATCCAAATCCTGAATACCAAACTTCGTCAAAGGCACTTCTCCCTTACTATCCCATTTCGCCTCTTTGATCGCCAATTCCCCATTCACATAATCCTCAATATTCAAACGACAAACCTCCTCCGCCCGCAACCCATGCAACAAAATCGAAAACAAAGCCCGATCGCGTAACACCCCTTTACCTAGCGAGATCGCTTCATAAATCCGTAATACCTCCTCATCCTCCAAATCCTTTGCCACAGGATCGGGTAATCGCTCTTGCTGAATGCCAATCGTCGGATCGGCAACCACATATTCCGAGAGCAACATCCATCGATAAAAAGATTTCAGAGTTCGCAGCACTCGATTCACCGAACTCAACGCCAGTTCGCGTTCCTTCAGCAAAAAAGTTTTAAACTGTGTCACTTTACGACGACTCACATCCACCCAAGCCAGATCGCACCAATCCATAAATGTCCACAAGTCCGCTTGATACGCTTTACGACTTTTGGGTTGTAAAGACCTTGACGCTAAAAACTCATCAACTCTTGCTTGGCGCAAGTCTGAAGTGGCGATCACTTTAGGCGGTTCACTGTAAACAACTAAAATTGGCTCTGGAATCGACATAACGGCATCACCATCTAGCTTACAAAGTACCATCAGCAACCCCTATCTCTAAGTGTAGTGTTAGAAGATGCGAAAAAAACTGAGATTATGACCATAAGCTTGCCGCCATTAGCACCATAAATTTGCCGCTACTGAGTTTGAAATACCGATTTCACCGTTGGGTTCACCTAGATTCGTCTCCCTAGGTGGAAGCATAAGTTTGCCGAAAGTCTTGAATTACAAGCATAAGCTTGCCGAAAATCGTAAACTCTTGAATCTGCCAAAAGCCTTGAGCAGTCTGGAGTTATCTTCCTGCTGCATCTGGATTTGCCTCCCATTGCTGATTTTACCACTTCATTCACAGACAAATTTTGCCTGTGGCTGGCTAAAGGGCTTAAGGAGAATGGATTTAGCGGACATCTGCTACCGAAATGCTTACTGGCTATGTGTTAGAGTCCCTTGCCCTAGATGATTATGACCATAAGTTTGCCGCTGCGGCAAACTTATGGTCATAATCATAAAAACGATCGTCTTCAAGATTGAAAGCCCAATTCGTCTTAGAAACATCTTAGAGCAAATAATCAATACTTATTTGCCATTAAATTTATGCGAATAAGTATTTATACTTAGTGTTTGTAATGTGTTTTCAGCGTTTCAGGGCTTTGCTTGGCGCGTTGTTATATATTGAAGGGGTATCTATGCCCGTTAGTTAGTTGTTGTCATGCCAAAATGGTTTAATACTGCTGGTCCTTGTAAAGCTGATATTCATTACATGTTGTCAGCGACTGAGCGCTTGCCTGAAATCAAACAATTAATTGCTCAAGAAAATTATTTTGTGATCCATGCGCCACGTCAGACGGGTAAAACTACAGCAATGCTGACCCTCGCGCAAGAACTCACCACTAGTGGTGAATATACATCGGTAATGGTATCGGCAGAAGTCGGGTCAACTTTCCCTAATGAACCAGAAAAAGCAGAAGATATCATTTTAGCAGCATGGCGAGATGCGGCAGATTTCTGGTTGCCAGACGAACTGAAACCACCAACCTACAATGTAAATCAGCCGCCACAGCGTATTGGTAATTTTTTAAAAATATGGTCGGAGGCTTCACCAAGACCATTGGTAATATTCATTGATGAAATAGATTCTCTACAAAATCAAACTTTGATGACTGTGTTACGACAGTTGAGGGATGGATTTCCGCGCCGTCCACAAGGATTCCCACAGTCAGTTGCTTTGGTGGGGATGCGCGATGTGCGGGATTATAAGTATGCTTCGGGAGGAAGCGATCGCCTGAATACTTCTAGTCCTTTTAATATCAAAGTGCGCTCCTTCACGCTGAGTAACTTCACCCTTGAGGATGTGAGAAAGCTCTATCAGCAGCATACGGAAGCCACAGGACAAATATTTACTCCTGAAGCTGTTGATTTAGCTTTTCATTTGACTCAGGGTCAGCCTTGGTTGGTCAATGCGATCGCTAAGGAAATTGTTGAATATATTACGAAAGATCCATCTATTCCTATTACGGCTGAGTTAGTGAATCAAGCGAAGGAAATACTCATTAAGAGACAAGATACGCATCTGGATAGCCTTGCGGAGAGACTAAGAGAAGATCGAGTCAGAGCAATGATTCAGCCTATTCTCGCTGGGCAGGAGCTACCAGATGTGCCACAGGATGATATTCGCTACGTTTTAGATTTAGGGCTTTGTACTAACGAAAATGGTTTGGCGATCGCTAATCCTATTTATCAGGAAGTGCTTCCTAGAGTGCTTGCCTATGTAACTACTGCTTCTATTGGGTATCTTCAACCAATCTGGCTTAGTGAGCAAGGTGAATTTTTGCCCGATCGCTTGTTGGAAGCGTTCTTATTATTCTGGCGGCAGCATGGAGAGCCTTTATTTGGAAGTACGCCCTATCCAGAGATTGCGCCCCATCTGGTGTTGATGGCTTTTCTGCACCGTGTTGTTAATGGTGGCGGCACTTTGGAGAGAGAATATGCCATTGGTTCGGGAAGAATGGATATCTGCTTGCGCTATGGTAAGGTAACTTTGGCAATGGAGTTGAAGGTATGGGCTGATAAAAGATCTGATCCAATTAAGGAAGGATTGCCACAGTTGGATAAGTATTTGTCAGGGTTGAGCTTAGATACAGGATGGTTAGTGATATTCGATCGCCGTAAAGGTTTGCCGCCGCTAAGCGATCGCACTACGACTGAAAATGTCATCAGTCCCGCAGGTCGAGAAATTATTGTGATTCGTGGATAGATTACTAATCAATTGATACAGAAGGAGTAGGGATAGATACAGGATAAATGTAAAAAACTGCAAGATCGGTCTTAAACACGCATTCGGTAATGTTTCACATTTGTTGGGGAGAAAATAACAAGAATAGGCTATAAAAAATGCTGGTATGGGTTTGCCATTTTTATCAATTACCTAGTTCAACAAATGTGACACACTACCCACGCATTCTATCGTTTGATTTTTCGCCCCAAGTAATGGGATTATTTTTATTGATTGGTTCTGCAATGGGTTTCCTTCGCTGAAATGTATATAAAATTCATCTAATGGCTATGTAGGTGATGAATATCATGGTAGTGAGCATGAAGATGTTTGGTTGGCAGATGCTCATGGGTATGCGTATGTGGTTCGGTTAGTAACATATGTTCAGGATGATCATGTTGATGATGTGGATCGTGAGTATGTTCGTGTTCATGCCAGAGATATTCATGCTGATGTTCATGAGTTTTAGGAGCTAGCAAGATCTGGACTACTGCGAGAAGGGCAAACCCGATCAAGCTTCCGTAAAGAAACGAAGTATTACTTTGACTTCCCAACCAACCTGCAATGGGATAGGAAACTGCCCACCATAGATGGCTCCAAGCAAAATGTGCGCCATAAACTCTCCCTTGAAGGTTAGAGGGAATCTGATCCGCGATGAGAGTTTGGGTGGGTAGATTCACGAAAACTTGTCCCATTCCTGCGATCGCCCAAAGTAATATCAATGGCACTAAACCGACATAATTCGCGGGTAAAATTGCCAAAGTAATCAAAACTGCGCCAAACAGAACTACAATTGTGCGCTCCCACTTTTTACCGATCGCTCCTACAGTTACCGCCGCTATAGTTGCGCCAATGCCAAAAGCAGCCATTACCCATCCATATTCTAAACTGCTTAGTTTGAGCGTTCCTTTTATGTAGCCTACGGTATTTACTAAAATCTGCGCTCCTGCGATCGATGCGACAAGTTGCAGAAAGAGGGCATAGCGAATAAAAGCATTAGCAAATAAGCGTGTGGTTCCTTCTTTAACATCACCAATAATTGTAGTGATCGCTCCCTTTTGAGATTCTTCTAAATTTTCATTTCGCT
This window harbors:
- a CDS encoding tyrosine-type recombinase/integrase, whose amino-acid sequence is MVLCKLDGDAVMSIPEPILVVYSEPPKVIATSDLRQARVDEFLASRSLQPKSRKAYQADLWTFMDWCDLAWVDVSRRKVTQFKTFLLKERELALSSVNRVLRTLKSFYRWMLLSEYVVADPTIGIQQERLPDPVAKDLEDEEVLRIYEAISLGKGVLRDRALFSILLHGLRAEEVCRLNIEDYVNGELAIKEAKWDSKGEVPLTKFGIQDLDTYLDWRREQEGELLSDSPLFVSCSNRSQGKRLTYWGIRHVMDDLAEKTGIDLHSHRGRHTFATNLIVKYELDPSLAMELTRHRDVRSFRRYTNRKNKIAAKRAFLKAAAKLE
- a CDS encoding ATP-binding protein codes for the protein MPKWFNTAGPCKADIHYMLSATERLPEIKQLIAQENYFVIHAPRQTGKTTAMLTLAQELTTSGEYTSVMVSAEVGSTFPNEPEKAEDIILAAWRDAADFWLPDELKPPTYNVNQPPQRIGNFLKIWSEASPRPLVIFIDEIDSLQNQTLMTVLRQLRDGFPRRPQGFPQSVALVGMRDVRDYKYASGGSDRLNTSSPFNIKVRSFTLSNFTLEDVRKLYQQHTEATGQIFTPEAVDLAFHLTQGQPWLVNAIAKEIVEYITKDPSIPITAELVNQAKEILIKRQDTHLDSLAERLREDRVRAMIQPILAGQELPDVPQDDIRYVLDLGLCTNENGLAIANPIYQEVLPRVLAYVTTASIGYLQPIWLSEQGEFLPDRLLEAFLLFWRQHGEPLFGSTPYPEIAPHLVLMAFLHRVVNGGGTLEREYAIGSGRMDICLRYGKVTLAMELKVWADKRSDPIKEGLPQLDKYLSGLSLDTGWLVIFDRRKGLPPLSDRTTTENVISPAGREIIVIRG
- a CDS encoding MFS transporter, coding for MPQVPSSLRCLNNSTFARLYTAQTISLFGDALTWLGLALLAFELAGKDSAVVLSVALTLRVTAFVILSPIAGAIADRLDRKLILVITHIARMVIVGTMPFVNAVWQIYVLVFALNVFNAFFTPTYQATIPLVTGKSEYAQAIALSAATYQLLGVLGPGIAGSMSAWIGARQIFFLDAISFLIAAVLIFSLPNQLRVERNENLEESQKGAITTIIGDVKEGTTRLFANAFIRYALFLQLVASIAGAQILVNTVGYIKGTLKLSSLEYGWVMAAFGIGATIAAVTVGAIGKKWERTIVVLFGAVLITLAILPANYVGLVPLILLWAIAGMGQVFVNLPTQTLIADQIPSNLQGRVYGAHFAWSHLWWAVSYPIAGWLGSQSNTSFLYGSLIGFALLAVVQILLAPKTHEHQHEYLWHEHEHTHDPHHQHDHPEHMLLTEPHTHTHEHLPTKHLHAHYHDIHHLHSH